From a single Calditrichota bacterium genomic region:
- the ftsA gene encoding cell division protein FtsA, whose amino-acid sequence MGMTEYIAGIDIGTTKIGTIIAEVSEDEQPKIVGVGMAPSDGLRKGVVVDIEKTIRSIEAAVAQAEQMADIQVNEAYVGIAGDHIRSFNGRGVVAVTGPDNEVTEDDVRRVIEAAKAVMMPVDREVLHIIPQEFIVDDQRGIRNPVGITGVRLETEVHIVTGAITSAQNICRSVERAGIEVRDLVLEPLASSYSVLTEEEKELGVIVIDMGGGTTDVAMFFEGCIRNTAVVALGGGNVTSDIAIVLRTPMDQAEIVKQRYGCCDRNLIENPEDPIEVPGIGGRSSRKIAKELLTDIIRPRMEEIFQMAATQIRKSDFAELMSTGIVLTGGGSLIKGAAELAEEIFDMPVKLGIPKGFSGLIDLARSPIHATGVGLILYALSGDYEQLDGYFVTSKPSFWKIVVERLQSFIAPKKLK is encoded by the coding sequence ATGGGAATGACAGAATATATTGCGGGAATAGATATTGGCACGACAAAAATTGGGACGATTATTGCCGAAGTCTCCGAAGATGAACAGCCGAAAATTGTCGGAGTCGGCATGGCGCCGTCTGATGGATTGCGGAAAGGCGTTGTCGTGGATATCGAGAAAACCATTCGTTCTATTGAAGCTGCTGTGGCTCAGGCGGAGCAAATGGCAGATATTCAGGTGAACGAAGCCTATGTGGGAATCGCTGGCGATCACATTCGTAGTTTTAATGGCAGAGGCGTTGTCGCTGTCACCGGGCCGGATAACGAAGTCACTGAAGACGACGTGCGGCGCGTTATTGAAGCGGCAAAAGCCGTGATGATGCCTGTGGATCGCGAAGTATTGCACATTATTCCGCAGGAATTTATTGTTGATGATCAGCGCGGTATTCGCAATCCCGTCGGGATTACCGGCGTGAGATTAGAGACAGAGGTGCACATTGTGACCGGCGCGATTACTTCGGCGCAAAATATTTGCCGCAGCGTTGAGAGAGCGGGAATTGAAGTCAGAGATTTAGTGTTAGAACCGCTGGCGTCAAGCTATTCCGTACTCACAGAGGAGGAGAAAGAATTGGGAGTTATTGTAATTGACATGGGCGGCGGCACTACGGATGTTGCTATGTTTTTTGAAGGTTGCATTCGGAACACGGCCGTTGTCGCTCTTGGCGGCGGGAACGTTACCAGCGATATCGCCATCGTGTTGCGCACGCCAATGGATCAGGCGGAAATAGTCAAACAACGTTACGGGTGCTGCGACCGCAATTTGATTGAAAACCCGGAAGATCCGATCGAGGTTCCGGGGATCGGCGGCAGAAGCAGCAGAAAAATTGCCAAAGAGTTGCTCACCGATATTATCAGACCGCGAATGGAAGAGATATTTCAAATGGCAGCAACCCAGATTCGCAAATCCGATTTCGCGGAATTGATGAGCACGGGCATCGTTTTGACCGGAGGCGGTTCGTTGATCAAAGGTGCCGCTGAATTGGCGGAAGAGATATTTGACATGCCGGTGAAATTGGGCATTCCTAAAGGTTTCAGCGGTTTAATCGACCTGGCGCGCAGTCCGATTCATGCGACAGGCGTGGGACTGATTTTGTATGCGCTGAGCGGAGATTACGAGCAATTGGACGGCTATTTTGTGACTTCAAAACCATCGTTTTGGAAAATAGTGGTGGAGAGATTGCAGAGCTTTATTGCGCCAAAAAAACTAAAATGA
- the ftsZ gene encoding cell division protein FtsZ, protein MKDLTFNFDESSTPTARMKVIGVGGAGGNAVNRMISAGLAGVEFVAINTDLQALNICKAPTRIQIGKNLTKGLGAGANPDIGRRAIEEDEEAVYNALKDVDMVFIAAGMGGGTGTGAAPVVAQIAKDQNALTVGIVTKPFIFEGAKRMKRAEEGILELKKCVDTLIVIPNQRLLSIVDKNTRLSKAFQMADEVLYNATKGISDLITVPGLINLDFADVKTVMSEMGDALMGSAVASGEDRAVEAAQAAISSPLLEEVSITGALGLLVNITGGEDITLSEIDSATQIIQAAAGDEANIIFGAVIDEAFKDKIRVTVIATGFNKKGKKQNVPFLKKRMDFVHTAIDYLDVPTVHRQEQEAEWLAKNDSDNHNGDGHDSELELQEELPTEMRPDQYELPTFLRRRMQN, encoded by the coding sequence ATGAAAGATTTAACTTTTAATTTTGACGAAAGCTCAACGCCGACAGCGCGAATGAAAGTGATCGGAGTTGGTGGCGCCGGCGGAAACGCCGTCAATCGAATGATTTCCGCGGGATTAGCCGGCGTGGAATTCGTAGCGATAAATACGGACTTGCAGGCGTTGAACATTTGCAAGGCGCCGACGAGAATTCAGATCGGAAAAAATTTGACCAAAGGTCTGGGCGCCGGCGCCAATCCTGACATCGGCCGGCGCGCCATCGAAGAAGACGAGGAAGCGGTGTACAATGCGCTCAAAGATGTGGATATGGTTTTTATCGCCGCAGGAATGGGCGGAGGCACCGGAACCGGCGCGGCCCCGGTAGTGGCGCAAATCGCCAAAGACCAGAATGCGTTGACGGTGGGCATTGTGACCAAACCGTTTATTTTTGAGGGTGCGAAACGGATGAAACGCGCCGAAGAAGGAATACTTGAGTTGAAAAAGTGCGTCGATACCCTGATTGTGATTCCCAATCAGCGACTGTTGTCAATTGTCGATAAAAACACCCGCCTGAGCAAAGCATTTCAGATGGCGGATGAGGTTTTGTACAATGCCACAAAAGGAATTTCCGATTTGATCACTGTCCCTGGCTTGATTAATTTAGATTTTGCCGATGTAAAAACCGTCATGTCTGAGATGGGCGACGCGCTGATGGGATCGGCGGTAGCTTCTGGCGAAGATCGCGCCGTTGAAGCGGCGCAAGCGGCAATATCCAGCCCGTTGCTTGAAGAAGTGTCCATCACCGGAGCGCTGGGATTGTTGGTCAATATTACCGGCGGGGAAGACATTACTTTGTCAGAAATCGATTCGGCTACGCAAATTATTCAGGCAGCCGCCGGAGACGAGGCAAATATTATTTTTGGCGCGGTAATCGACGAAGCTTTCAAAGATAAAATTCGCGTCACTGTGATTGCCACTGGTTTTAACAAGAAAGGGAAGAAACAAAACGTCCCTTTTCTTAAAAAGCGGATGGATTTTGTCCATACGGCGATTGATTATCTGGACGTGCCTACTGTGCACCGTCAGGAACAAGAAGCAGAGTGGCTGGCAAAAAATGATTCGGATAATCATAACGGAGATGGTCACGATTCAGAATTGGAATTGCAGGAGGAATTACCAACGGAAATGAGGCCGGACCAGTACGAACTGCCGACCTTCCTCCGTCGCCGAATGCAGAATTAA
- a CDS encoding PASTA domain-containing protein, with amino-acid sequence MAARGNKAQISLNRVVALVILAHGFCALLLLRLFQVQVVDRSEYIEMAKKQYIFEAELKSQRGIIYDRNLNPLAVNKRTYSIGLDNRKVTNRDSVATIFSQILGKEKSFYLNKLVSGKSFIWVERPVSDAIAAKFDSLKIPGVRVIKEERRYYPHGSLSAHVLGFTNIDMDGMSGIELAKDNDLKGNDGLALYNRDMRGNKILDIEHPVKKPRAGKNLILTINSTFQWIAEEELKSAVEKYEADAGVVIVSNPNTGEILSMAVFPDYDLNAFSRYPADKRRNRAITDVYEPGSTFKAMFMAAILEENLRKPTDIIFCENGVYRVYGREIRDVVPHGWLTLSDVIKKSSNIGMSKLAQEINRRIIYKYLRDFGFGLETGIELPGEVSGELRHYTKWTGYKQIGMAIGYGISVTPLQMVMAYGAIANGGYLLKPKICLGAFDKVTGKAPPVQPEIIRRVISDSTAKKLAGMLEQVVFDGTGKRAYIKGLRIAGKTGTAMKYDTQLGAYSEHKFVSSFVGFFPADSPQLLIFVMIDNPKKGHLGGKVAAPTFKEILKRILRFADLKQEKGDSLRSLPREDDNIKMLQLVGRRIDLVRKIARKNGWKLIEKNEGDVVAAQRFKRSKEKNTPSQLIVTLKKLGSPGSRYTFVPKVIGKTIREAVSELAKNHLKVYVRGSGKVVTQIPPPGTKMRRDARCIIECEPPISLTNFKSFE; translated from the coding sequence ATGGCAGCAAGAGGTAACAAAGCACAAATTAGTCTGAACCGCGTGGTCGCATTAGTGATTCTGGCGCATGGATTTTGTGCCCTGCTATTGCTTCGTCTGTTTCAGGTTCAGGTGGTGGATCGCTCGGAATACATTGAAATGGCGAAAAAGCAATACATTTTTGAGGCGGAATTGAAGTCGCAGCGCGGGATTATTTACGACAGAAATTTGAACCCTCTTGCCGTTAATAAAAGGACTTATTCCATCGGGCTGGATAATCGCAAGGTGACTAATCGTGATTCGGTGGCAACAATTTTTTCTCAAATTCTGGGAAAAGAAAAATCTTTTTATTTGAACAAGTTGGTGAGCGGAAAGTCTTTCATCTGGGTCGAGAGACCTGTCTCTGACGCGATTGCAGCCAAATTTGATTCGTTGAAAATTCCCGGCGTGCGCGTCATCAAGGAGGAACGACGCTATTATCCTCACGGAAGCTTATCTGCCCACGTTCTTGGATTTACAAATATCGACATGGATGGAATGAGCGGAATTGAATTAGCAAAAGATAATGATCTCAAGGGAAACGATGGTCTGGCGCTTTACAATCGGGATATGAGAGGCAATAAAATTTTAGATATTGAGCATCCGGTGAAAAAGCCGCGCGCCGGGAAAAATCTCATTCTCACCATCAACAGCACTTTTCAGTGGATTGCCGAGGAAGAACTGAAATCCGCAGTGGAAAAATATGAGGCTGACGCCGGCGTGGTCATTGTATCTAATCCAAACACCGGGGAAATTCTTTCCATGGCGGTGTTTCCTGATTACGATTTGAATGCATTCAGCAGATACCCGGCGGACAAGCGGCGAAATCGAGCGATAACGGATGTTTATGAACCTGGTTCAACTTTTAAAGCCATGTTCATGGCGGCGATTTTGGAAGAAAATTTGAGGAAGCCGACCGATATTATTTTTTGTGAAAATGGCGTCTATCGAGTTTATGGTCGGGAAATCAGAGATGTTGTTCCCCACGGTTGGTTGACTTTGTCTGATGTAATCAAAAAATCCAGCAATATTGGCATGTCAAAATTGGCTCAGGAAATCAATAGGAGAATTATTTATAAATACTTGAGGGATTTTGGTTTTGGATTGGAAACCGGAATTGAACTGCCGGGTGAAGTGTCCGGTGAGTTGCGGCATTACACAAAATGGACAGGTTACAAGCAAATCGGCATGGCTATCGGGTATGGCATTTCAGTGACGCCGTTACAGATGGTTATGGCATACGGCGCCATTGCTAACGGGGGCTATCTGTTGAAGCCAAAAATTTGTCTTGGCGCTTTTGATAAAGTTACCGGAAAAGCGCCGCCGGTTCAGCCTGAGATCATTCGGCGCGTGATTTCCGATTCCACGGCGAAAAAATTAGCCGGAATGCTGGAACAAGTAGTTTTCGACGGCACCGGTAAGCGCGCTTACATCAAAGGATTGCGCATTGCCGGCAAGACCGGCACCGCCATGAAATATGATACGCAGTTAGGCGCTTATTCCGAGCATAAGTTTGTCAGCTCTTTCGTCGGATTTTTTCCTGCTGATTCGCCGCAACTGTTAATTTTTGTGATGATCGACAACCCGAAAAAAGGTCATTTGGGCGGAAAAGTCGCGGCGCCAACATTCAAAGAAATTTTAAAACGCATTTTGCGTTTCGCTGATTTGAAACAGGAAAAAGGTGATTCTCTGCGTTCGCTTCCCCGAGAAGATGACAATATTAAAATGTTGCAGCTTGTGGGCAGAAGAATCGATCTGGTGAGAAAAATAGCCAGAAAAAATGGCTGGAAATTAATTGAAAAAAATGAGGGTGATGTCGTTGCCGCGCAGCGCTTCAAACGTTCGAAAGAAAAAAACACGCCGTCGCAGTTGATTGTGACATTGAAAAAATTGGGAAGTCCGGGCAGTCGATACACTTTTGTTCCAAAAGTCATCGGAAAAACCATACGCGAGGCAGTTTCTGAATTGGCAAAGAATCACCTGAAAGTTTACGTTCGTGGCAGCGGCAAAGTCGTCACTCAAATTCCGCCACCGGGAACCAAAATGAGAAGAGACGCGCGCTGCATCATCGAATGCGAACCTCCGATTTCATTGACTAATTTCAAATCGTTTGAATGA
- a CDS encoding radical SAM protein, which produces MKKYTNDRPFEQLRQRILSREKNAAQVKSESVLSVALAFPNSYGVGMASLGFQSVYRIFNEFGEVRCERAFFDKSFPVRTKTIESGTELRHFDVVAFSISFELDIPNVVRFLMESGIEPLAKNRNEKEPLVLLGGTAAFMNPAPLSLFADIVVMGEIEPISHLLVETLLEYRKNAISRAELFEIFANSAGFYVPHFAPQNGQIVKVHADLKKFLPQYSVIQSPDSHFKDMFLLEVGRGCGRRCRFCAASHIYHPYRIFPEEKIIETIEENAGETKRVGLVGAALSDYPGLLRLCRVLADKGYELGLSSFRLDMITPEFLDIFERAQVNSIAFAPEAGSERLRKIINKNLSQEVIMQAAASLGDSNISHIKLYFLIGLPGETQNDIDAIVDLVKNVSSIFLKKNKKRKLTLSINAFIPKPWTPFQWAPLARPEYSRRTRKYISDKLKNFRNVEMLKKSSKEEVLQAVFSQGNEKVGRAVYLKIRERLSWEKAWEQAEVNVEKSVFLEKGRDYRFPWEYMGFGLRQDFLWKNWSAVSVGSKS; this is translated from the coding sequence ATGAAAAAATATACTAACGACAGACCTTTTGAGCAATTACGGCAACGAATTTTATCGCGGGAGAAAAATGCGGCACAGGTAAAATCCGAAAGTGTGTTGTCCGTAGCTTTGGCGTTTCCCAATTCTTACGGCGTGGGCATGGCAAGTTTGGGATTTCAATCAGTTTACCGCATTTTCAATGAATTTGGCGAGGTACGTTGTGAGCGCGCTTTCTTCGATAAATCTTTTCCAGTGCGCACAAAAACAATCGAATCCGGTACTGAATTGCGCCATTTTGATGTTGTCGCTTTTTCAATTTCCTTCGAATTGGATATTCCGAATGTCGTTCGATTTTTAATGGAGAGCGGAATCGAGCCGCTGGCAAAAAATCGAAATGAAAAAGAGCCGCTCGTGTTGCTTGGCGGAACAGCAGCGTTCATGAATCCGGCGCCGCTTTCTTTGTTTGCCGATATTGTTGTCATGGGAGAAATCGAACCGATTTCGCATTTGCTGGTCGAAACTTTGCTTGAGTACAGAAAAAATGCGATCTCCAGGGCAGAGTTGTTTGAGATTTTTGCAAATTCTGCCGGATTTTATGTGCCGCATTTTGCTCCTCAAAATGGCCAGATTGTCAAAGTTCACGCTGATTTAAAAAAGTTTTTGCCGCAGTACTCTGTCATTCAGTCGCCCGATAGCCATTTTAAAGATATGTTTCTGCTGGAAGTGGGAAGAGGCTGCGGCAGACGATGCCGGTTTTGCGCCGCGAGTCATATTTACCATCCTTATCGCATTTTTCCCGAAGAAAAAATAATTGAGACTATTGAAGAAAACGCCGGCGAAACAAAGCGCGTAGGGTTGGTCGGCGCGGCGCTTTCGGATTATCCTGGTTTACTGCGATTGTGCCGTGTATTAGCGGATAAAGGTTATGAGTTAGGTTTGTCCTCTTTTCGCTTGGACATGATTACGCCGGAATTTTTAGATATTTTTGAGCGTGCGCAAGTGAATTCCATCGCCTTTGCGCCGGAAGCTGGCTCCGAACGATTGAGAAAAATAATCAATAAAAATCTATCGCAGGAAGTCATCATGCAAGCGGCGGCTTCGTTGGGCGATTCAAATATCTCTCACATTAAATTGTATTTTTTGATTGGATTACCCGGAGAAACGCAGAATGATATTGACGCCATTGTCGATTTGGTGAAAAACGTGAGTTCGATTTTTTTAAAAAAAAACAAAAAGCGAAAACTGACTTTGAGCATCAACGCTTTCATTCCGAAGCCGTGGACTCCTTTTCAGTGGGCACCGCTGGCGAGGCCTGAATATAGCCGGCGGACCAGAAAATACATTTCCGATAAACTGAAAAATTTCCGCAATGTCGAAATGTTGAAAAAAAGTTCAAAGGAAGAAGTTTTGCAAGCGGTCTTTTCCCAGGGCAATGAAAAAGTAGGACGGGCTGTCTATCTGAAAATTAGAGAGCGGCTTTCCTGGGAGAAAGCGTGGGAGCAAGCCGAAGTGAACGTTGAAAAGAGCGTCTTTCTGGAAAAAGGCCGTGATTACCGTTTTCCCTGGGAATATATGGGTTTCGGTTTGCGGCAAGACTTTCTGTGGAAAAATTGGTCTGCGGTATCTGTTGGTTCAAAATCTTGA
- the ftsW gene encoding putative lipid II flippase FtsW: MRKRISFDVLFLMIVLILIVIGATAIYSASSYFAQEKMHGNSQYFLIAHLIRLAIGLVLMILFIKIDYRQLLELSPAILGLAFVLLLYVLFNGASYNGSRRALLIGGISFQPSEMAKFALIIYLASLLADKGKKIEDFNQGLFPALRVLVLALIPIALEPDLGSAVIIFMIAVVMIFVAGASLYHLTALGATTIMVVSIFLKLFPYQLQRVRSYINAIRGAGDLSYQIKQSLISFGDGGVFGVGLGNSRQKMHFLPYPYNDFIFSIIGEEMGLIGCLIVLTLFLFLLWRGMWIVTHAPDKSGQLLAIGIIASITIYALFNAGIALNLLPVTGITMPFISYGGSSLIMNLIGVGILLNISVEKRARRGFVSRTSNHRVSRKKSKNVRKH; the protein is encoded by the coding sequence TTGAGAAAGCGAATCTCATTCGATGTTTTATTTTTGATGATTGTGCTGATTTTGATCGTCATCGGCGCTACCGCCATTTACAGCGCCAGCAGCTATTTTGCCCAGGAGAAAATGCACGGCAATAGTCAATATTTTCTCATTGCGCATCTCATTCGGCTGGCAATCGGACTGGTGCTGATGATTTTATTCATCAAGATAGACTATCGGCAATTGTTGGAATTGTCACCGGCAATATTAGGATTAGCGTTTGTGTTGCTATTGTATGTTTTGTTCAACGGCGCATCTTACAACGGCAGCCGCAGAGCGTTATTAATAGGTGGGATATCCTTTCAGCCGTCGGAAATGGCAAAATTTGCACTGATTATTTATCTGGCAAGTTTGCTCGCCGACAAGGGCAAAAAGATCGAGGATTTCAATCAGGGATTATTTCCGGCACTGCGAGTTTTGGTACTGGCGCTGATTCCCATCGCTCTGGAACCGGATTTGGGAAGTGCGGTCATTATTTTTATGATTGCCGTCGTGATGATTTTTGTCGCCGGAGCCAGTCTTTATCATTTGACTGCGCTCGGCGCGACAACAATTATGGTAGTAAGTATTTTTTTGAAATTATTTCCTTATCAATTGCAGCGTGTGCGGAGTTACATTAATGCCATTCGCGGCGCGGGGGATTTGTCCTATCAGATCAAGCAATCGCTCATCTCGTTTGGCGATGGCGGCGTTTTTGGCGTCGGTCTGGGGAATAGCCGCCAGAAGATGCATTTTTTGCCCTACCCGTACAATGATTTTATTTTCAGCATCATCGGCGAGGAAATGGGTCTCATCGGCTGTTTGATTGTGCTGACGCTGTTCCTGTTTCTGCTGTGGCGAGGCATGTGGATCGTCACTCATGCTCCGGACAAAAGCGGACAATTATTAGCCATCGGGATTATTGCGTCCATTACTATTTACGCGTTATTCAATGCCGGAATTGCGCTAAATCTGTTGCCAGTGACGGGAATAACCATGCCTTTCATCAGTTACGGAGGCAGTTCGCTGATAATGAATTTGATCGGAGTTGGCATTTTACTCAATATTTCCGTGGAAAAGCGAGCGCGGCGAGGTTTCGTAAGCAGAACTTCGAATCATCGTGTTTCACGAAAGAAGTCAAAAAATGTCAGAAAACATTAG
- a CDS encoding FtsQ-type POTRA domain-containing protein, with protein sequence MKKFKIFQIFLISFFSLVVIFAIFYLLRSNGAFRLRAVQIEGNHYVTREDIARLVDFDFSKDLYQIDVDSIKRGLARHPLVRSVSVSRSYPSVLKIKIYEYQLVAGVAGSDIVAASESKKLIFDYPPEALYDLPIITGIHFKRDASGKRTPENSDLLKYCISVLATIRDRDPIFYSDISDLHYDREAGISLFLKNSNLPVIIGKGKIAAKLNAFSALYHQKLRRRLPKDVLAIDARFQGQVIIKRKT encoded by the coding sequence ATGAAAAAGTTTAAAATTTTTCAGATATTTCTGATTTCATTTTTTTCTCTAGTGGTCATTTTTGCCATCTTTTACCTGCTGCGCAGCAATGGCGCTTTCCGTTTGCGTGCGGTGCAGATTGAAGGGAATCATTATGTGACCAGGGAGGACATCGCGCGGTTGGTAGACTTTGATTTTTCAAAGGATTTGTACCAAATCGATGTGGATTCAATTAAGCGTGGTTTGGCGCGGCATCCGCTGGTTCGTTCCGTTTCCGTGTCGCGTTCCTATCCATCGGTTTTAAAAATAAAAATTTACGAGTATCAACTTGTTGCTGGCGTCGCCGGATCGGACATTGTCGCTGCCAGTGAATCGAAGAAACTGATTTTTGACTACCCGCCGGAGGCCCTTTACGATTTACCGATTATTACCGGAATTCACTTTAAGCGCGATGCATCAGGCAAACGGACGCCGGAAAATAGCGATTTGCTCAAATATTGCATTTCAGTGTTGGCGACAATCAGAGACCGAGATCCGATTTTTTACTCTGACATTTCCGATTTACATTACGATCGCGAAGCCGGCATTAGTCTTTTTTTGAAAAATAGTAATTTGCCAGTCATCATTGGCAAGGGAAAAATCGCCGCGAAATTGAATGCATTTAGCGCATTGTATCATCAGAAATTACGGCGCAGGCTGCCCAAAGATGTGCTGGCCATCGACGCGAGGTTTCAGGGTCAGGTCATAATCAAAAGAAAAACATAG
- a CDS encoding UDP-N-acetylmuramoyl-tripeptide--D-alanyl-D-alanine ligase: MNLTLTEILKINNLGGSFQGDAQVLNKKIRAVGINSRTLQKGEIFVAIRGERFDGHQFIADAVAKEALACIVAKDWFGAQDADSLRGNFLIVSDTLRALQKISHFYRKKFSVPILAITGSNGKTTTKEMIAAVLQQKLNVLKNPGNLNNHIGLPLTLLKLNEKHEFAITEMGTNHFGEIARLTAIGAPNYGLITNIGPAHLEFFGSLDGVYRAKRELWEYLEISGSGAFVNMDDPYLRKKLPHVPEVVEFGLEHAKDVRGELVGMDSSGHPRFIVDGLVIQLSVPGMHNVYNALAAVAVGKKFGVPDEKIRLALETFQSADKRMEVLEVGGIKIINDCYNSNSASAKRALETLSQMATSGRRIAVLGDMFELGDVSEREHFSVGMYCADLKNIDFLLAVGAMAEFMVKAASGKMKTSALHFTGKDDLKNYLLKLLAPKDLVLIKGSRGMAMEEITQFVIEKFEG; encoded by the coding sequence ATGAATTTGACGCTAACTGAAATTTTGAAAATTAACAATCTGGGCGGTTCGTTCCAGGGAGACGCGCAGGTTTTGAACAAGAAAATTCGTGCTGTTGGAATCAATTCCCGGACGCTGCAAAAAGGCGAAATTTTCGTGGCTATTCGCGGCGAACGGTTCGATGGTCACCAATTTATCGCGGATGCGGTTGCCAAAGAAGCTCTGGCTTGCATCGTGGCGAAAGATTGGTTCGGCGCACAGGACGCAGATTCGCTGCGAGGCAATTTTTTAATTGTGTCAGACACGCTGCGTGCATTGCAGAAAATCAGTCATTTTTACCGGAAAAAATTTAGCGTCCCCATTTTGGCAATCACCGGCAGCAACGGCAAAACGACGACCAAAGAAATGATTGCCGCAGTTTTGCAGCAAAAACTTAATGTGCTGAAAAATCCTGGTAATTTGAACAATCATATTGGCTTGCCTTTGACGCTGCTCAAATTAAATGAAAAGCATGAATTTGCCATTACGGAAATGGGCACGAATCATTTCGGTGAAATTGCGCGGCTGACAGCCATCGGCGCGCCAAATTACGGCTTGATTACGAATATCGGACCGGCGCATTTGGAATTTTTCGGCTCGCTGGATGGCGTTTATCGGGCAAAAAGAGAATTGTGGGAGTATCTGGAAATTTCCGGCAGCGGCGCTTTTGTGAACATGGACGATCCCTATTTGCGGAAAAAATTGCCTCACGTTCCCGAAGTTGTCGAATTTGGTCTTGAACATGCGAAGGATGTCCGGGGTGAACTTGTCGGCATGGATTCATCCGGACATCCCCGTTTTATTGTCGATGGTCTGGTAATTCAACTTTCAGTGCCGGGCATGCACAATGTTTACAATGCCTTAGCTGCTGTCGCAGTGGGGAAAAAATTTGGCGTTCCGGATGAAAAAATTAGGCTGGCGCTGGAAACTTTTCAGTCCGCCGACAAAAGAATGGAAGTACTCGAGGTCGGGGGAATCAAAATTATCAATGATTGCTACAATTCAAACAGCGCTTCTGCAAAACGAGCTCTGGAGACGCTGTCGCAAATGGCAACGTCGGGTCGCAGAATTGCGGTTTTGGGAGACATGTTCGAATTGGGAGACGTCAGCGAGCGTGAACATTTTTCTGTGGGCATGTATTGTGCAGATTTGAAAAATATCGATTTCCTGTTAGCCGTTGGCGCGATGGCTGAATTCATGGTCAAAGCTGCCAGCGGAAAGATGAAAACCAGCGCACTGCATTTTACAGGGAAGGACGATTTGAAAAATTATCTGCTGAAATTGCTTGCGCCGAAAGATTTGGTTTTGATTAAGGGCTCCCGCGGCATGGCAATGGAGGAAATCACACAATTCGTCATCGAAAAATTTGAAGGATAA
- a CDS encoding phospho-N-acetylmuramoyl-pentapeptide-transferase yields MFYHIFYPLRHYLSGLNLFGYITFRSASAAILALLISLFIGPVIINFLKKKQIGEEIRAEGPKSHQKKAGTPTMGGIIILIAVLVPTILFARLDNIYVLLILLATIWGGALGLLDDYLKVVKKMPKGLIGRYKIVGQVTLGLIIGGVLYFHPAFADVKALSTVPFFKNLNLNFGYFYIPIVIFVITATSNSVNLTDGLDGLAIGLVGITAAAWAAISYISGRVDFSNYLNIIYLPGAGELTVYSAALIGASLGFLWWNIYPSKIFMGDTGSLSLGCAVGALAVMLHKELLLIIIGGIFVAESLSVIIQVTYFKRTGGKRIFRMAPLHHHFELKGWHETQVVVRFWIIEILLILFALSTFKVR; encoded by the coding sequence ATGTTTTATCATATTTTTTATCCCTTGCGCCATTATCTCTCGGGGCTAAATCTTTTTGGCTACATCACTTTTCGTAGCGCCTCGGCGGCGATTTTGGCGCTACTGATTAGTCTTTTCATCGGGCCTGTCATTATTAATTTTCTCAAGAAAAAACAAATCGGCGAAGAAATTCGCGCCGAAGGCCCGAAAAGCCATCAGAAAAAAGCCGGTACCCCCACGATGGGCGGAATAATCATTTTGATTGCCGTGTTGGTGCCGACGATTTTGTTCGCGAGATTGGACAATATTTACGTGCTGCTCATTTTGTTGGCGACAATCTGGGGTGGAGCTTTAGGCCTGCTCGATGATTATTTGAAAGTTGTCAAGAAAATGCCGAAAGGCTTAATCGGAAGGTACAAGATCGTCGGACAGGTTACGCTGGGATTAATTATTGGCGGCGTGCTCTATTTTCACCCGGCATTTGCTGACGTGAAAGCTTTGTCCACTGTGCCATTTTTTAAAAATTTGAATTTAAATTTTGGCTATTTTTATATTCCTATTGTGATTTTTGTGATTACCGCTACCTCAAACTCAGTAAATTTGACAGATGGGCTTGACGGTCTCGCCATCGGATTAGTGGGCATCACTGCGGCTGCCTGGGCGGCAATCAGCTATATTTCGGGACGTGTTGATTTTAGTAACTATTTGAATATTATTTACTTACCTGGCGCTGGAGAACTGACAGTGTACTCAGCGGCGTTGATCGGGGCGAGTCTCGGATTTTTGTGGTGGAATATTTATCCGAGTAAAATATTTATGGGTGATACCGGTTCATTGTCGCTTGGTTGCGCTGTGGGAGCGTTGGCGGTCATGCTACACAAGGAGTTGTTGCTCATCATTATTGGCGGAATATTCGTCGCTGAGTCGCTGTCAGTGATCATTCAGGTTACTTATTTCAAAAGAACGGGAGGAAAGAGGATTTTCCGCATGGCCCCACTTCATCACCATTTCGAATTAAAAGGCTGGCACGAAACGCAGGTGGTGGTCAGATTTTGGATTATTGAAATATTGCTTATTCTGTTCGCACTTTCAACTTTTAAAGTGCGCTAA